One Fretibacterium sp. OH1220_COT-178 genomic window carries:
- the pyk gene encoding pyruvate kinase, with protein MFVKIVCTIGPASENYGTLKAMARAGMNVARLNFSHGDYEGHERKLGLIRRVERDMGSPIAVLLDTKGAEIRTGQMENGEVVLARDSTVILTGAGESFTGTSERIHINYPLLAQEVAPGQSLYIDDGTLHLEVERVEGEDVLCRVVVGGPLRNTKGVNIPGATLSLPALSEKDKEDIAWGIQHGMEYLAVSFIKTRGDVLEVRRLIESHGGAMKIIAKIETHQAVQNLAEIVEVVDGMMIARGDLGVEIPTEDVPLVQKHIIEMCRSRGKVVIVATQMLDSMIRNPRPTRAEASDVANAVLDGTDAVMLSGETASGAYPVEAVSTMRRIVDRAEEELGIWCLPCRERSSVFGVPDAVSDAAVLISKQVSASAILSLTKSGSTARMISKHRPYCPILGVTPSQQTWRELALWWGVQPVRLAELSDVNVAAREAINACVSGGYVPEGELVVITAGIPLGQPGSTNMVEVLTTGKILLSGTPLVRRNATGKVCLARTPQTALEKGHEGCILVVRQIEEAHRPVMEKAAAVLVESGALVAEGNAMALDYDLPCVIGVADLFSTLSDDDIVTVDGMRGLIYAGDVKLVV; from the coding sequence ATGTTCGTGAAGATCGTTTGCACGATAGGGCCGGCCAGCGAGAATTACGGGACCCTCAAGGCGATGGCCAGGGCGGGGATGAACGTCGCGCGCCTCAACTTCAGCCATGGCGACTACGAGGGGCACGAGAGGAAACTGGGCCTGATCCGGCGCGTCGAGCGGGATATGGGTTCGCCGATCGCCGTTCTGCTGGATACGAAGGGCGCGGAGATCCGCACCGGGCAGATGGAGAACGGGGAGGTTGTGCTGGCCAGGGACAGCACGGTGATCCTCACCGGAGCGGGCGAATCCTTTACTGGGACCTCCGAGCGCATCCACATCAACTACCCCCTGCTCGCACAGGAGGTCGCCCCCGGTCAAAGCCTCTATATCGACGACGGGACCCTGCACCTGGAGGTCGAACGGGTGGAGGGAGAGGATGTCCTGTGCCGCGTCGTCGTCGGCGGCCCCCTGAGGAACACGAAGGGGGTCAACATCCCCGGGGCTACCCTGTCGCTTCCGGCGCTCTCGGAGAAGGACAAGGAGGACATCGCCTGGGGCATCCAGCACGGCATGGAGTACCTGGCCGTCTCCTTCATCAAGACACGAGGGGACGTCCTCGAAGTGCGCAGGCTGATCGAGAGCCACGGGGGCGCGATGAAGATCATCGCCAAGATCGAGACCCATCAGGCCGTCCAGAACCTGGCGGAGATCGTCGAGGTGGTGGACGGCATGATGATCGCCCGAGGCGACCTGGGGGTGGAGATCCCCACGGAGGATGTCCCGCTCGTCCAAAAGCACATCATCGAGATGTGTCGCTCGCGCGGCAAGGTCGTGATCGTGGCGACGCAGATGCTGGATTCGATGATCCGAAACCCGCGTCCCACCCGTGCTGAGGCCAGCGACGTTGCCAATGCCGTCCTGGACGGTACGGATGCCGTCATGCTGTCGGGGGAGACGGCGTCGGGGGCCTATCCGGTGGAGGCCGTGAGCACGATGCGGCGCATTGTCGACCGGGCGGAGGAGGAGCTGGGGATATGGTGCCTGCCCTGCCGCGAGCGCAGCTCGGTGTTCGGTGTCCCGGATGCGGTGAGCGACGCGGCCGTGCTGATATCCAAGCAAGTGTCGGCCTCGGCCATCCTCTCGCTGACCAAAAGCGGCTCCACGGCCAGGATGATCAGCAAGCATCGTCCTTACTGCCCGATTCTCGGGGTGACTCCCTCCCAGCAGACGTGGCGTGAGCTTGCGCTGTGGTGGGGGGTGCAGCCCGTTCGCCTGGCGGAGCTCTCGGACGTGAACGTCGCGGCCCGGGAGGCGATCAACGCCTGCGTCTCCGGAGGGTACGTTCCGGAGGGCGAGCTCGTCGTCATTACGGCGGGCATTCCTCTGGGACAGCCGGGATCCACGAATATGGTCGAGGTGCTTACGACGGGCAAGATTTTGCTCTCCGGAACGCCTTTGGTACGGAGGAACGCCACGGGCAAGGTCTGCCTCGCACGGACGCCCCAGACGGCCCTGGAGAAAGGGCATGAGGGGTGCATCCTTGTCGTTCGCCAGATCGAGGAGGCGCATCGTCCCGTCATGGAGAAGGCGGCGGCGGTACTCGTAGAGAGCGGGGCGCTGGTGGCCGAGGGCAACGCCATGGCCCTGGACTACGATCTGCCCTGCGTCATCGGCGTTGCGGATCTCTTCTCAACCCTTTCGGACGACGATATCGTAACCGTCGACGGAATGCGGGGACTGATTTATGCCGGAGACGTCAAGCTTGTCGTCTGA
- the cdaA gene encoding diadenylate cyclase CdaA: MRTFFDIFIVSLVIYRILVLMVGTRAIQLLKGVLMLLLFYLLASMLQLRLVSWLLGKGLWALSFAIPIVFQPELRKMLEEIGRGNLWRHKIPLDEAKNLSRQVAGALNYMKINQIGALLALQQETGLGEYWRTAVHLGAEVSQELLISIFWKDNPLHDGALIMDRENLIAAGCYLPLADAPEISRWYGTRHRAALGLSEVSDALVLIVSEERGEVSLAFKGHLSKNLKEPQLEKLLLHYFSGREAVRRTWRDRFQRLVQLFWESPAQL, translated from the coding sequence GTGAGAACCTTTTTCGATATCTTCATCGTCTCTCTGGTCATCTATCGCATTCTGGTGCTGATGGTCGGAACGCGGGCGATTCAGCTGCTGAAGGGGGTGCTGATGCTTCTCCTCTTCTATCTGCTGGCCTCGATGCTTCAGCTCCGGCTCGTCTCCTGGCTGTTGGGCAAGGGGCTTTGGGCTCTGAGTTTCGCCATTCCCATCGTCTTTCAGCCGGAACTTCGAAAGATGCTGGAGGAGATCGGGCGCGGGAACCTGTGGCGTCACAAAATCCCTCTGGACGAGGCGAAGAACCTCAGCCGTCAGGTTGCAGGGGCGCTGAACTACATGAAGATCAACCAGATCGGGGCCCTCCTGGCCCTGCAGCAGGAGACCGGGCTGGGGGAGTACTGGCGCACGGCCGTCCATCTGGGGGCGGAGGTGTCTCAGGAGCTCCTCATATCGATATTTTGGAAGGACAATCCCCTGCACGACGGGGCCCTGATCATGGACAGGGAGAATCTGATTGCGGCCGGCTGCTATTTGCCCTTGGCCGATGCGCCGGAGATCTCCCGATGGTACGGAACTCGTCATCGTGCGGCTTTGGGGCTCTCCGAGGTCTCCGACGCGTTGGTTCTGATCGTCTCCGAGGAGCGTGGGGAGGTGTCCCTGGCCTTCAAGGGGCACCTTTCGAAAAATTTGAAGGAGCCTCAGTTGGAGAAGTTGCTGCTGCACTATTTCTCGGGACGGGAGGCCGTGCGCAGGACCTGGAGAGACCGCTTCCAGCGACTGGTACAATTGTTCTGGGAGTCCCCGGCGCAGCTCTGA
- a CDS encoding CdaR family protein: MISSKNFDEILTSPWSLWAISVTAALLMWFYVMESDESGYVTRRFSCPLEYESLDAQATLRNKVSEVDVEIRGLEEVLARFDYDSVSCVVDLRNLSPGKKYTQDVRVNLPPNVSLVSCTPSQVVVDLLRQVVRLMPVEVVLPQDIPDGQYLEGVEIVPKEIAIRGGEKDISKIGAIQIQPTVQELQSGKELLLPVKLSQSEPFDEEVALEPSQVRMRASLVRGLPKKKVPVNLRLSGKPSSDYELKAVVTDPSEVYLEGPASRLSQISSVETETVDISWLSADQMLVVPLKAPNVKGVSILNVKSVRLSVHLEPAKATTQFSNIPVAIRAGSGESEWAAAPSVVVVTVEGLPSRIADIRPEDVGLQAYVDLSNIFVDSAALPVRVEIASEDLKVVKIEPPTVTVSTAEGSVGR, encoded by the coding sequence ATGATCTCATCGAAGAATTTTGACGAAATCCTGACGTCCCCTTGGAGCCTTTGGGCCATCTCCGTCACGGCCGCGCTGTTGATGTGGTTCTACGTCATGGAATCGGATGAAAGCGGCTATGTGACGAGGCGTTTTTCGTGTCCGCTGGAGTATGAATCCCTCGACGCCCAGGCGACGCTGCGCAACAAGGTCTCCGAGGTCGATGTGGAGATTCGGGGACTGGAAGAGGTCCTGGCCCGTTTCGATTACGATTCCGTCTCCTGCGTCGTGGACCTCAGAAACCTGTCTCCGGGCAAGAAGTACACGCAGGACGTGAGGGTGAACCTGCCTCCCAACGTATCGCTGGTCTCCTGCACCCCGTCGCAGGTCGTCGTCGACCTGCTGCGCCAGGTCGTGCGCCTCATGCCCGTCGAGGTCGTCCTGCCCCAGGACATCCCCGACGGACAGTATCTGGAGGGGGTGGAGATCGTCCCGAAGGAGATCGCCATCCGCGGGGGGGAGAAGGATATCTCCAAGATCGGAGCGATCCAGATTCAACCGACCGTTCAGGAACTGCAGTCGGGCAAGGAGCTGCTCCTGCCCGTGAAGCTCTCGCAGTCCGAGCCTTTCGACGAGGAGGTCGCTCTGGAGCCCTCTCAAGTCCGGATGCGTGCCTCGTTGGTGCGCGGGCTGCCGAAGAAGAAGGTGCCCGTCAATCTGCGTCTGAGCGGTAAGCCCTCCTCGGACTACGAGCTCAAGGCCGTGGTGACGGACCCCTCCGAGGTGTACCTCGAGGGGCCGGCTTCCAGGCTGTCGCAAATTTCCTCGGTCGAGACCGAGACGGTCGATATCTCCTGGCTATCGGCCGATCAGATGCTGGTCGTGCCCCTGAAAGCGCCCAACGTGAAGGGGGTGTCCATCCTGAACGTCAAGTCGGTCCGTTTGTCGGTTCATCTGGAGCCCGCCAAGGCGACCACCCAGTTTTCCAACATCCCTGTCGCCATAAGGGCGGGGTCGGGCGAATCGGAGTGGGCCGCGGCCCCTTCGGTCGTCGTCGTGACGGTCGAGGGACTGCCCTCCAGAATAGCCGATATACGGCCCGAGGATGTCGGGCTCCAGGCTTATGTGGATCTCTCCAATATTTTTGTGGACTCCGCGGCTCTGCCGGTCAGGGTGGAGATCGCCTCGGAGGATCTGAAAGTGGTAAAAATTGAACCTCCCACCGTGACTGTGAGCACGGCGGAGGGCTCGGTGGGACGGTGA
- the glmM gene encoding phosphoglucosamine mutase yields MRNKRVLFGTDGVRDVANRGGMTPEMALRLGRAFILFLAERGVPRPRIVLGRDTRRSGMMLEGALSAGMTSAGAEVLSVGIIPTPGVSYAVQHLAADAGAVISASHNPAEYNGIKFLDRDGCKLSDESELSIEEYLGDNLTDDWRPTGASIGEIRQMPHLVHSYAEHLASLLSYKDNLPSRVVFDCAHGAAGAVMPALLERLGVKWSLIGADPDGLNINEGVGVIHMRHLGNYVNEFCCDLGFAFDGDADRVLMVDSKGRPIDGDIAIWVLARWLSAREMLGNGVVVTVMSNMALEEHLNNEQIPVFRCPVGDRYVLETMRRRQARLGGEQSGHIIADAFTRTGDGLCTALVLLNALRELDEDVDTLVDRFGRYPQKLSNLVLSPKCVLDMERVDAIAEEAQQGIRGRGRVLVRPSGTEPLLRILVEAKEEPLVDEISAQLMEQLKAYC; encoded by the coding sequence ATGAGGAACAAAAGAGTTCTGTTTGGGACGGATGGGGTCCGGGATGTCGCGAACCGCGGCGGGATGACTCCGGAGATGGCCCTGCGCCTGGGGAGGGCGTTCATCCTGTTCCTTGCGGAACGGGGAGTGCCGCGTCCCCGAATCGTTCTGGGGCGGGATACCCGACGCTCCGGTATGATGTTGGAAGGAGCCTTGTCGGCGGGGATGACCTCCGCCGGAGCCGAGGTCCTCTCCGTAGGAATCATCCCCACCCCCGGGGTCAGCTACGCGGTGCAGCACCTGGCGGCGGATGCGGGGGCGGTGATCAGCGCCTCTCATAACCCTGCGGAGTACAACGGTATCAAATTTCTCGATCGGGACGGCTGCAAACTTTCCGACGAGTCGGAGCTGAGCATCGAGGAGTATTTGGGCGACAATCTGACGGACGACTGGCGTCCGACCGGAGCTTCCATAGGAGAGATCCGCCAGATGCCCCACCTCGTGCACAGCTATGCGGAGCACTTGGCCTCCCTTCTGTCCTACAAGGACAACCTTCCTTCCAGGGTCGTGTTCGACTGCGCGCACGGAGCTGCCGGAGCGGTCATGCCGGCCCTTCTGGAACGGCTCGGGGTCAAGTGGTCCCTCATCGGGGCGGACCCGGATGGGCTCAACATCAACGAGGGGGTCGGGGTCATCCATATGCGCCACCTCGGCAATTACGTCAATGAGTTCTGCTGCGACCTGGGCTTTGCGTTCGATGGGGATGCGGACAGGGTTCTGATGGTGGACTCGAAGGGCAGGCCTATAGACGGCGATATCGCGATCTGGGTGCTGGCCCGCTGGCTTTCTGCCCGGGAGATGCTGGGGAATGGGGTCGTCGTGACGGTGATGAGCAACATGGCGCTCGAGGAGCACCTGAACAACGAGCAGATTCCGGTCTTTCGCTGTCCCGTGGGGGACCGCTACGTCCTGGAGACCATGAGGCGCCGTCAGGCCAGGCTCGGGGGCGAACAGTCCGGCCACATCATCGCCGACGCCTTCACCCGTACCGGGGACGGTCTGTGCACGGCGCTCGTCCTCCTGAATGCCCTGAGGGAGCTTGACGAGGACGTCGATACCTTGGTGGACCGCTTTGGCCGCTACCCACAGAAGCTCTCGAACCTGGTCCTGAGCCCGAAGTGCGTCTTGGATATGGAGCGCGTGGATGCGATCGCCGAGGAGGCCCAGCAGGGCATCAGGGGACGCGGGCGCGTGCTCGTGAGGCCCTCCGGGACCGAACCCCTGCTGCGCATCCTGGTCGAGGCCAAGGAGGAGCCCCTCGTCGATGAAATCTCCGCGCAGCTCATGGAACAGCTGAAGGCCTATTGCTGA
- the galU gene encoding UTP--glucose-1-phosphate uridylyltransferase GalU codes for MKRQSKVTKCLFPVAGLGTRFLPVTKELAKEMLPLVNRPIISYGVEEALASGCSDIIMITGRAKRSIEDYFDRSFELEHLLKARGKDELHDRMVAISNLAEILYVRQREPLGLGHAVLCGEPFCRGEYFGVVLPDDVFLGEQPIMSQLIDVHDRLGGTVIALERVAREDVSRYGIVRSEPLEGDIHRILDMVEKPSEEEAPSDYAIMGRYVLSPSIFPLLAEGQLGAGGEIQLTDALRRLAAVEPVWGVVYRGRRFDCGTQRGWLAANVQLALEDPELRDVVLNAVKAAL; via the coding sequence ATGAAACGTCAGTCGAAAGTAACGAAATGCCTGTTTCCCGTCGCCGGGCTGGGCACTCGTTTTTTGCCGGTGACCAAGGAGCTCGCCAAGGAGATGCTGCCCCTGGTGAACCGTCCGATCATCTCTTATGGCGTCGAGGAGGCTCTGGCCTCCGGGTGCTCGGATATCATCATGATCACGGGACGGGCCAAGCGTTCGATAGAGGACTACTTCGACCGGTCCTTCGAGTTGGAGCACCTGCTGAAGGCACGGGGAAAGGATGAGCTTCACGACCGGATGGTGGCGATCTCGAACCTGGCGGAGATCCTCTACGTCCGTCAGAGGGAACCCCTGGGGCTGGGGCATGCCGTGCTCTGCGGGGAGCCCTTCTGCCGTGGGGAGTACTTCGGCGTCGTCCTGCCGGACGACGTGTTTCTGGGCGAACAACCGATCATGTCGCAGCTGATCGACGTCCATGATCGGCTGGGGGGGACGGTGATCGCGCTCGAGCGCGTGGCGCGCGAGGACGTCTCCCGCTACGGCATCGTCCGGTCGGAGCCGCTCGAGGGGGATATCCACCGCATCCTGGACATGGTGGAGAAGCCCTCCGAAGAGGAGGCGCCCAGCGACTATGCCATCATGGGACGTTATGTGCTCTCCCCGTCCATTTTTCCTCTGTTGGCGGAGGGGCAGCTGGGGGCGGGAGGGGAGATTCAGCTCACCGACGCGCTTCGGCGTCTGGCTGCCGTGGAACCGGTCTGGGGGGTCGTCTATCGGGGGCGACGGTTCGACTGCGGAACCCAGAGGGGATGGCTTGCGGCCAACGTTCAGCTGGCCCTGGAGGATCCGGAGCTGCGTGACGTCGTCCTGAACGCTGTGAAGGCGGCACTGTGA